The Pseudoalteromonas luteoviolacea DNA window AATAAAACTTACAGAGCACAAAAATGCCTATGCTCCAAGGCAGTGCCACGAATATGGCATCAGTGATTGTAAGTGCTGGAATATTAAGTAATATCGCTCTTAAGCTTCCCCACGTGTAACTGCCTAGTACAACAGCGAAGTAAAATGCACTTATTTGTGCTAGCCAATTTTTTATTTTTAATATGTTAATACCAAGGTAGCTAATAATCATAGGTAGCCAATACATAAACAGCACGCACAGCAGCGACGAATATAAAATCAAGCTTGAGTAAGCCATACCTCGCTGAATCCAGTCTGTAAAGCTGATAGCTAAACTCACCAGTGCCATGATTACCAGTGCAAGCAGTTTTTCTGTATTGTTTAAGTGTATTTCAGTCATAACAAGATCAAAAAGTAGATAGTGCAAAGCTATATTACTGATAAATAAAGGGAGTGCAGTAAAAACTAGGCTCAATAGTCGTTTTTTGACTGTGAATGGTCAGCGAGAGGTTATTTGTGCAAGTTTTTGAATTGGGCAATAAAAAAGCGGCAAAGTATTACCGCTCTTAATTGACCACATTGTGAATTCTGAGGGTTAAAAATTTAGACTAATTACGATTGTCGTAAGCTTGCCATTCCAAGAATAAGCCAATTGTGTGGCCGCCAATTCTACCTGCTTCTGAGATGTCATCATGTATTGCCATTGCTGCATCTCTATACATCACTGAGGCATCAATGAGCTGCTCCTTATGCTCGTCTTTACATTCAAGTGCTAAAGTTTCGTCAGGCAAGTTGTCACAGTCGCGATAAGTGGCATTTAGGTCATCGACAATATGTAATTTGAAGTGATCAGATAAGTCTCCAACGTACTGTGTGATAAGTGGTTCTGAGATGAATTTAATGGCCTTGAAGGAGGCTGGTAAGGTCCAGCAGCGTTGCCATGTGGCTTGAAATTGCTGCTCGGTTTGCTCCAAATAAGCGATATGATTTGTCGCATGATGAGACTGTTGACTATAACTCAGTGCGATATCAAATGCGGCACAATTTTGCGGTGCTGCAACCAATGATTTTTGTGCTGTGTTGTATACGGCGTGATATGACTTCCAAGCAGGCGCATAGCTGTGTGCGAAGTTAAACCAGAGGTCTTGCATGGTGTTAACCAAGGCATCGTGAAACCTTGGGTCATGGGATACGCCATGTTTAGCTAACCAGTTTAGGTTGTCTAATGCTGCACGGTTCTCATTGTTTGCAATCAATTCAAATGTTTGCGCTAGCATCTGATTTACATCGACAAGGTCTGTATTCGCAAAGCTTGTAGAATTTGATACAGCAGCGAAAAATAAAGAGGTTGCACAGATGAACTTTTTCATATTTCTTTTTTCCTTAAAGAGTTATTTTGATGTTTTAAATAATGCCTTTCGTGGCAATAACCTTAATTTCTAGTGTTTAGGTATTAGTAAGTAAGGTGTTTTTAGTAAGCAATTCGTATGCCATATCTTGGTGAGTTGAAGGAGCTTTTGGCGCTATATTGATTATTAGAGGCTGCATAAGCCTTTGGTTAATAAGCTATAAGAGAATAGTCTGCGTTTTTTGCTCGCTAAGGTTAATCAAACTTGAGGCTTTGGATTGCAAACTGCGCAATTTTGTACAAGCTCTTTTAGGTCGCTTACGTTAAGCTGAGTTTGAGTAAGGGAGAAATCTATGCAGCAATCAAAATTTAGCTTTCATCACGAACTAGGTGGTTTGGAAGTACTTCATAATATAGATAAAAAAACTGATTTTGGGCGGCACAATCACAGTGGATACACGGTGGCTTTGGTCGATTGCGGCGCACAGCGTTTTTTTCGAACTGGCGCGCAGCACCTTGCTGGTAAACATAGCCTAATTTTGATTAATGCTGAACAAGTACATGATTGTAAAAAGGCGTGTGAGGGGATCTCATCTTATCGTTCTATGTATCCAACGCCGGAGTTGTTTAACAGCTTAATGGACTGCAACCAAAGCCGTGCGCCTTACTTCAGTGAGGCTGTGATGCATAATCCAGTGCTTGCCCTGCAGCTACATGACTTGTTTACCACATTGGACTCAGCAGCGAGCTTGCTGGAAAAGCAAACTAAGCTGGTGCGTTTTTTAGATAATTTGTGCCAGTCAGCAGGTAGGCTTACGTTAGTTGATGAGCAAAAGTCGCTGAGATGTAGAATAGAGTTAGCAAAATCTTATCTGCTCGATCATTTGTTTGATGACGTGTCATTGGCTGATTTAGCGCAGCTTATTCATATGAGCCATTTTCATTTTGTTCGTTCTTTTAAAGCTCAGACAGGGCTGACGCCTCATGCATTCCAGATTCAACATAGATTGAATCACGCCAAGGCACTGCTGCGTAATGGGAAGAATATCGCTGAGGTGGCAAATTATGTGGGGTTTTATGATCATAGCCACTTCAGCCGCCACTTTAAGAAAAATATGGGTATAACTCCGAATCAATATAGGCAGGCATGTTAGTAAGATGAAAGTTGCAATTAAAAAAGGGCTGTTAGATATGCTACCGCTAAATCTTGCGGTATTACCTTGGGGGTTACTATGTGGCTCGCTAGCTATTCAAAATGGCTTTACTGCCGTGGAGGCACAGCTGATGTCGGTACTGGTTTTTGCCGGTTCTGCCCAATTAGTCGCTGTGGAGCTGATGGCCAAGGAGGCATCCTTGCTAACGCTGATTGTGACGACGTTTATCATCAGCGCACGTCACTTGCTTTATGGTTTGGCCATACGTAATAAAATGATTGATAAGCCTCTAAAGTGGCGTGGCCCAATCGCATTTTTTTTAACAGATGAGTTATTTGCTTTTTCTCATCATCATCGTGCATATCAAGGAAAGTTGCGTCTTGTGTATGCCTTAGTGGCAGGCGGCAGCTTTTATCTTGCGTGGAATTTATGGACTTTTTTTGGCATCGTGGCAGGGCAGTTTTTACCTGACTTGACGAACTTAGGTTTGGACTTTGCTATTGCTGCTATTTTCATCGCGCTGGTGGTGCCAGGCGTGTCAAACTTACCGATCTTGTGTGCTTGTTTAGTTTCAGGGCTCAGTATGCTGTACTTCAAAACTGTTCAGTTTGAATTCGGTTTAGTCGCTTCAGCTTTGCTTGGTATGAGTACGGGATATGTTTTACAAGCAAGGGAGGATAAATGATGATAACCACCATTGCTGTACTTGCTTGTGTCACCTTTGCCACGCGGTATTTGTTTTTAGCAAAAAACTTGCCGTTTACTATTGGTCCTAGATTTCAACGCTTGCTGAGCTTTAGCGCACCTTGTGTTCTTACGGCCATATGGGTGCCGATTGTATTTATGCCAAATGGAGAGTTTGTGACTGAGTTGAATAATCCTTATTTAATAGGTGCTTCAGCGGCGGTCTTTTTAGCGTTTAAGTTCAAAAATCTATATCTCACCACCTTCGGAAGCTTGCTTGTGTTTTATTTGTTTTTTTGAACCACTTTGGGCCCTGAAACGAGTTCAGGGTGACGGGGTTTATTTTGTTCAGGGTGACGGAGTTTAGTTTGTTCAGGGTGACGAGGTTAATTTTTCTAAGGGGGGATTAATTAAAGGTCACCATAAAAAAGCCCCTGAAGCCAAAGGCGGCAGGGGCTTATTGTTATAGCTTAATGTTATTGTCTACGGCGTAGTAGAGCAGGAACAATAAGTAATAATAGGAATAAGGGCATTGAACCACTTGAAGAACGAATAGTTCTGGTCTCTACACGTTCAATCATAATTGCTTCCTTCACTGTGATCACTAACATGCCAGATGCGCTTGCATCTTGCTCGTCAGCCACAACATAATTGATGGTGACTTCACCTTCGCTATGAGGTGCTGGCTTAAAGGTGATCGTACTTGCAGTAAAGGTCACTTCACCAGAATCTGCTGTTGCACTGATAAGCGTTAACGGATGGCCTTCAGGATCAGAATCGTTGGCAATGACATCGACCGTGACAGTATCGTTATTAAATACTTCAGCCACGTCATTCACAGTGACCGGTGGTTGATTTATCGGCTGGGCTTGTGCAACCACTGTGATCTGTACCGTTGCAGTGCTTGTCCCACCTTGACCATCGCTGAGTGTATACTCAACGGTATCAACACCAATGAAATCTGGCGCACTTTGATATTGTAAGCTTGAATCAGCATTGATACTTACGGCACCATGCATTGCAGTTGCGCTCACAATATAAAGCGTGTCGCTGTCAGCATCAGTGTCATTTGCAAGCACGTGTAGCGTTACTGACTGATTGAGAACCGCTTCCAGTGTATCGTCTACCGCCACAGGTGCTTTGTTGTCAGTCTGCGTGACACTCACACCGCCTGGGTCGACAATTTTACCATTTTTAATGCCATCTGCATCGTATTCACCACCGTCTACCAGTGTTAGCTTCACACACCACGCACCTTCGACTAACCCTTCTTGCCAGCTATTATCATTCATACTCGGGCAGTAACCTTGTTGGCCCAGTGCAGAATGCAGCGCGTTACCGTTTTGCGCTGAGAAAGTCATCCAGCCTTGGTTTGGTAGGTACTTACGATATTGTGCGTTTGCTGGGGTAGCCGCTTGCTGTGGTAAAACGATACTGACGCTGTCTACACCACTTGGTAAATCAACGACAAAGTCAAAAATACCACCGCGATTTTCCATCCCTTCGTCCGCAGAGATTAAACCTGTTTGTACTGCTTCATCAGCATCGAGCGAGGCCGCATTTTTGTTGCTGCCAAGACTCACACTACCAAGAGCCATACACACACCGGATTCAACTTCAATCAGACCAGACTCCCAGTTATTGCCTGAAGAAGGCAGCACATTACATTGCGCATCAATCGGGTCTAGGTAATTGGGGATACCATCAGCATCGTCATCTCCGTAGCCTTCTTGCGCATCACTAATGAGATCGCCATCCGTATCCGTATTCGCGTCCAGTGTTGGTTGTGCTGAGACCACTTTAAATATCACAGTTTGTGTATCAGATAAGCCACCATTGTCAGTCGCTGTTGCACTGACTTGGTAAACCCCGACAGACAGTGCAGATGCATTGACACTGAACTGAGTTGAGTCAGTACTTTC harbors:
- a CDS encoding AraC family transcriptional regulator translates to MQQSKFSFHHELGGLEVLHNIDKKTDFGRHNHSGYTVALVDCGAQRFFRTGAQHLAGKHSLILINAEQVHDCKKACEGISSYRSMYPTPELFNSLMDCNQSRAPYFSEAVMHNPVLALQLHDLFTTLDSAASLLEKQTKLVRFLDNLCQSAGRLTLVDEQKSLRCRIELAKSYLLDHLFDDVSLADLAQLIHMSHFHFVRSFKAQTGLTPHAFQIQHRLNHAKALLRNGKNIAEVANYVGFYDHSHFSRHFKKNMGITPNQYRQAC
- a CDS encoding AzlC family ABC transporter permease, which gives rise to MKVAIKKGLLDMLPLNLAVLPWGLLCGSLAIQNGFTAVEAQLMSVLVFAGSAQLVAVELMAKEASLLTLIVTTFIISARHLLYGLAIRNKMIDKPLKWRGPIAFFLTDELFAFSHHHRAYQGKLRLVYALVAGGSFYLAWNLWTFFGIVAGQFLPDLTNLGLDFAIAAIFIALVVPGVSNLPILCACLVSGLSMLYFKTVQFEFGLVASALLGMSTGYVLQAREDK
- a CDS encoding AzlD domain-containing protein is translated as MITTIAVLACVTFATRYLFLAKNLPFTIGPRFQRLLSFSAPCVLTAIWVPIVFMPNGEFVTELNNPYLIGASAAVFLAFKFKNLYLTTFGSLLVFYLFF